A portion of the Hylaeus volcanicus isolate JK05 unplaced genomic scaffold, UHH_iyHylVolc1.0_haploid 12237, whole genome shotgun sequence genome contains these proteins:
- the LOC128884092 gene encoding uncharacterized protein LOC128884092 isoform X1, with amino-acid sequence MMFQFLKENITKKSREELIELGLQLHELLTQAFKEQQNTARIKTRCRLLEQELAYLKLPKQTSNYENKVPEDHYRLAAELVEQNHELKSRLNILEDTLPLTLPKSFARIQAVKITISLTINNKKTSNASFSTSIDAKSENSLSCCTNEIYKTDVNIKSCSTNNECTSKTPPAPTTATEKKRRPQNLPKAPPKLFKPNPPVLSQTATHRRLPFCWPSVPSDSPPRIRVTNSTTNEKSPGRSVRATCKNESDTKDEQCLPTRIKGSIFDFCSSTQTNEKFERMLLDSKLDEWFTKKSVEPSQKKNNASESFISNLSAKRLCVLSPAASQKYLINIRCLTKPYGQVDSWNRFKEAMFQCQLTKYQINLLLETVPDREISQGSRKLQEWEDHVAKVSQLKMKDPEIELYEEEQFVDFISTFPNIHQRLQCMLVMKMFPELLCNLNGDMDALFDAIEAIIKSEGLACFFHAILLIGNRQNEDTRLGNRKWFRISTLKRVINYRGVGSNGKSLLTFIASHLHSIIDPDELTCLEKAAQISIAQIVQKTTHLDEVFSLLSDETTDGAEKKLLVNSNDINDEFISTGKQFVLENKQKFIDLNQDMQRLLQNYHSCVTYIGDPEAFLPVHKKVQDERNPSQTRFVQDVFSLLVEVLHNYRTHLREVEENKTKTHTTVKSDKNIQPLFSDNSVLKEQISVTQGSSADLLSNNVVPTLEKKVIYVPAKDTTEELTFLNEEKCCEKEKSIDAQLSRPKKTNSAPFLESGTAITLPKVDEAVHHIISVSSPKKQSKLDGSIISAPTLSPTTPNIFSDKSFTQEMKPPISEKLVSDSPSLVETVSTQETMPVVTMSTTLENSTPLDSDNVKRNSILNVTTYSENARSCIPQTISLLNNPILKAQRRRESLRTVANFFTDEREFRNDISSNDTSLLSHSLTRPRVSQLDTNKSNRSLLNPHRSSSNKFVTGTDSDTSNKTLERFSMRMQQSMLSNPTSLLGKRIASRRLANTKLETVLEEEGNEG; translated from the exons ATGATGTTTCAATTCCTTAAggaaaatataacaaaaaaaagtagagAAGAGCTCATAGAATTG GGTTTACAATTACATGAACTACTTACACAAGCTTTTAAAGAGCAACAAAATACTGCACGGATAAAGACAAGGTGTCGGCTGTTAGAGCAAGAACTTGCTTATCTTAAATTGCCAAAACAAACGAGTAATTACGAGAACAA AGTACCGGAAGATCACTATCGACTTGCAGCGGAACTCGTCGAGCAAAATCATGAATTGAAATCTCGGTTAAATATACTTGAAGATACTTTACCTCTTACATTACCTAA atCTTTTGCTCGTATTCAAGCTGTCAAAATAACAATTAGTttaactattaataataaaaaaacgagTAATGCAAGTTTTTCAACGTCGATAGATgcaaaatcagaaaattctttatcttGCTGTaccaatgaaatatataaaactgaCGTCAATATAAAAAGTTGCTCGACAAATAATGAATGTACTTCAAAAACTCCACCAGCGCCTACGACAGcaacagaaaagaaaagaagaccTCAAAATCTTCCTAAAGCACCACCCAAATTGTTCAAACCCAACCCGCCCGTTTTAAGTCAAACAGCAACTCATCGTCGGCTACCGTTTTGTTGGCCATCTGTCCCCAGTG ACTCCCCACCGCGTATACGTGTAACTAATTCCACGACCAATGAAAAAAGCCCAGGTAGATCAGTACGTGCAACTTGCAAAAATGAGAGCGATACTAAAGACGAACAATG TTTACCAACTAGAATAAAAGGATCCATTTTTGATTTTTGCTCTTCCACCCAGACTAACGAAAAGTTTGAACGAATGTTATTAGACTCAAAATTAGATGAATGGTTTACCAAAAAAAGTGTTGAAccatcacaaaaaaaaaataatgcttCAGAAAGTTTTATAAGTAATTTATCGGCAAAACGTTTATGCGTTCTAAGTCCAGCTGCGtctcaaaaatatt tgATCAATATACGTTGTTTAACAAAACCGTATGGCCAAGTTGACTCTTGGAACCGCTTTAAGGAAGCCATGTTTCAGTGCCAATTAACTAAATATCAAATCAATTTGTTACT AGAAACTGTTCCTGATCGCGAAATTTCTCAAGGTTCTCGGAAACTTCAAGAGTGGGAAGATCATGTAGCGAAGGTTTcccaattaaaaatgaaagatccTGAGATTGAGTTATACGAAGAAGAACAATTTGTggatttt ATATCTACATTTCCTAATATACATCAACGTTTGCAGTGCATGTTAGTTATGAAAATGTTTCCTGaacttttatgtaatttaaatggtGACATGGATGCACTTTTCGACGCTATTGAAGCAATTATAAAAAGTGAAGGATTAGCTTgtttttttcat GCTATTCTTTTAATTGGAAATCGTCAAAACGAAGATACGCGCTTAGGAAATAGAAAATGGTTTCGAATTTCTACTTTGAAACGT GTCATTAATTACCGTGGTGTCGGTTCTAATGGAAAATCATTGTTGACTTTCATTGCATCCCACTTGCATTCTATCATAGATCCTGATGAGCTCACTTGCTTAGAAAAGGCAGCGCAAA TATCGATAGCGCAGATAGTGCAAAAAACAACGCACTTGGATGAAGTTTTCAGCTTACTGTCCGACGAAACAACCGATGgtgcagaaaaaaaattgttagtcAATTCCAACGATATCAACgatgaattcatttctactgGAAAGCAATTTGTGCTTGAaaacaaacagaaatttattgattTGAATCAAGATATGCAAAGGTTACTTCAG AATTATCACTCATGTGTTACTTATATTGGTGATCCAGAAGCATTTCTTCCAGTCCATAAAAAAGTTCAAGATGAACGCAATCCATCACAGACTCGATTTGTACAAGACGTGTTTTCTCTTCTAGTAGAAGTTTTACATAATTACCGTACGCATTTAAGAGaagtagaagaaaataaaacgaaaacacATACAACGGTGAAATCTGATAAAAACATTCAGCCGCTATTTTCT gACAATTCAGTTTTGAAAGAGCAAATTAGTGTCACCCAGGGTTCAAGCGCAGAccttttatcaaataatgtgGTTCCTACTCttgaaaagaaagtaatttatgTACCTGCGAAAGACACCACAGAAGAACTCACTTTTcttaacgaagaaaaatgctgcgaaaaagaaaaatcaattgatGCTCAACTGTCAAGACCAAAAAAAACGAATTCGGCTCCATTTCTCGAATCGGGAACTGCCATCACACTTCCAAAAGTAGATGAAGCAGTGCATCATATCATAAGTGTTTCGTCCCCCAAAAAACAATCAAAATTAGATGGTTCAATCATTTCTGCGCCTACACTTTCTCCAACTACCCCAAATATTTTTAG CGATAAATCGTTCACTCAAGAAATGAAACCCCCGATCAGTGAAAAACTAGTTTCGGATTCTCCTTCTTTGGTTGAAACAGTCAGTACACAGGAGACAATGCCTGTAGTAACAATGTCCACAACACTTGAAAATTCTACCCCATTGGACAGTGATAACGTGAAAAGAAACAGTATTTTAAACGTGACGACTTACTCAGAAAACGCTCGTTCTTGTATTCCTCAAACTATCAGTCTACTAAATAACCCTATTCTTAAGGCCCAAAGGCGTCGGGAATCGTTAAGAACAgttgcaaatttttttactgACGAGCGAGAATTTAGAAATGATATATCAA gtAATGACACAAGTCTTTTGTCACATTCTTTAACACGACCTAGGGTAAGTCAACTCGACACCAATAAATCAAATCGATCATTATTAAATCCTCATCGTTCTTCATCAAATAAGTTTGTAACGGGAACAGATTCAGATACATCCAATAAAACATTAGAACGTTTTTCGATGCGTATGCAACAGTCAATGCTGTCAAATCCAACTTCTTTGTTAg GAAAGCGTATTGCATCGCGTCGACTAGCTAATACCAAACTTGAAACCGTTTTGgaagaagaaggaaatgaaGGTTAA